The Candidatus Krumholzibacteriia bacterium genome includes a window with the following:
- a CDS encoding glycosyltransferase family 2 protein — protein MSKTAPAVLVVVLTWNGREDTLACVESVLALDYPRFRLLVIDNASSDGTAEALQQRFGHRIEILRQKENLLYAGGMNAGLEQARQAGTEFVLLLNNDIVLDPGMLAALVRAAAADERVAAASPKIYYHSRPDRLWFAGGELSLWRGWPHHRGLRQIDRGQHDRSYDADYLTGCALLLRTAVVGEVGLLDTGYAMYAEDADWCLRARQRGYRLRYVPEARLWHKVSASAGARSLFKIRRRMRSQLRLLRRHARWYHWLTIPWYTAFEAVRVGWELALRRI, from the coding sequence TTGAGCAAGACGGCGCCTGCAGTCCTGGTGGTCGTGCTCACCTGGAACGGGCGCGAGGACACGCTAGCCTGCGTCGAATCCGTCCTGGCCCTGGACTACCCGCGCTTCCGGCTGCTCGTCATCGACAACGCTTCGAGCGATGGCACAGCCGAGGCGCTGCAGCAGCGTTTCGGTCACCGCATCGAGATCCTGCGGCAGAAGGAGAACCTGCTCTACGCCGGGGGCATGAACGCCGGTCTCGAACAGGCGCGGCAGGCGGGCACGGAGTTCGTTCTCCTCCTCAACAACGACATCGTCCTCGACCCCGGAATGCTGGCCGCCTTGGTGCGCGCCGCCGCGGCGGACGAGCGCGTCGCCGCCGCGAGTCCGAAGATCTACTACCACTCCAGGCCCGATCGCCTCTGGTTCGCCGGCGGCGAGCTGTCGTTGTGGCGCGGCTGGCCGCATCACCGTGGACTGCGCCAGATCGACCGGGGACAGCACGACCGCAGCTACGACGCCGACTACCTGACGGGGTGCGCTCTCTTGCTCCGCACCGCGGTGGTCGGTGAGGTGGGGCTCCTGGACACGGGATACGCGATGTACGCCGAGGACGCTGACTGGTGCTTGCGCGCCCGGCAACGGGGTTACCGCTTGCGATACGTGCCCGAGGCCCGGTTGTGGCACAAGGTGTCCGCCAGTGCCGGCGCGCGTTCCCTGTTCAAGATCAGGCGGCGGATGAGGAGCCAGCTTCGCCTGCTGCGGCGGCACGCGCGCTGGTACCACTGGCTCACGATCCCGTGGTACACCGCCTTCGAGGCCGTTCGCGTCGGTTGGGAATTGGCGCTGCGACGGATCTGA
- the groL gene encoding chaperonin GroEL (60 kDa chaperone family; promotes refolding of misfolded polypeptides especially under stressful conditions; forms two stacked rings of heptamers to form a barrel-shaped 14mer; ends can be capped by GroES; misfolded proteins enter the barrel where they are refolded when GroES binds) has protein sequence MAAKQIQFGDEGRKRVLNGVEILARAVKATLGPRGRNVVLDRKFGAPLVTKDGVTVAKEIELEDVYENMGAQMMREVASKTSDVTGDGTTTATILAEAIFRQGMKTVTAGANAMSVKRGIDKAVARIVEELEKLKTPVKGRPDIAAIATVSANGDSTIGNIIADAMEKVGQDGTITVEEAKSIDTTLDVVEGMQFDRGYLSAYFVTDPQSMKAELEDCLIIIHEKKISNLNDFLPLLEKIAQLGRPFVVIAEEVEGEALATLVVNKLRGTLKVAAVKAPGFGDRRKAMLEDIAILTGGKFISEDLGLKLDNVQLNDLGRAKRVTIEKEETTIVEGAGKKEAIQSRINQIKKQIEDTTSDYDREKLQERLAKLASGVAVIKVGAATETELKEKKARVEDALHATRAAVEEGVVPGGGVAFLRVQHVLDSVPGLEGDEKFGVDIVRRAIEEPCRQIAANAGAEGTVVCERVKQEKGNMGYDAATQEYRDLVQAGVIDPKKVTRTALQNAASVAGLMLTTEALVAEIPEKRKRAPAMPGGGGGMEDMDF, from the coding sequence ATGGCGGCCAAGCAGATCCAGTTCGGGGACGAAGGGCGCAAGCGCGTCCTCAACGGTGTGGAGATCCTGGCGCGCGCGGTCAAGGCGACGCTCGGCCCGCGGGGGCGGAACGTCGTCTTGGATCGCAAGTTCGGAGCCCCTCTCGTGACCAAGGACGGGGTCACGGTGGCGAAGGAGATCGAGCTCGAGGACGTGTACGAGAACATGGGCGCGCAGATGATGCGCGAGGTGGCGTCCAAGACGAGCGACGTGACCGGTGATGGAACGACGACCGCCACGATCCTCGCCGAAGCCATCTTCCGCCAGGGGATGAAGACGGTCACCGCCGGCGCCAACGCCATGTCGGTGAAACGCGGCATCGACAAAGCGGTGGCGCGGATCGTGGAAGAGCTCGAGAAGCTGAAGACCCCGGTCAAGGGGCGCCCGGACATCGCCGCCATTGCCACCGTCTCGGCCAACGGCGATTCCACCATCGGCAACATCATCGCCGACGCCATGGAGAAGGTGGGCCAGGACGGCACGATCACCGTGGAGGAAGCGAAGTCCATCGACACGACTCTCGACGTCGTCGAGGGCATGCAGTTCGACCGCGGCTATCTCTCGGCGTACTTCGTCACCGATCCGCAGAGCATGAAGGCCGAGCTCGAGGACTGCCTGATCATCATCCACGAGAAGAAGATCAGCAATCTGAACGATTTCTTGCCGCTGCTGGAGAAGATCGCCCAGCTCGGACGACCCTTCGTGGTCATCGCCGAGGAAGTGGAAGGCGAGGCGCTGGCGACGCTGGTGGTGAACAAGCTGCGCGGCACCCTCAAGGTGGCCGCGGTGAAGGCGCCCGGGTTCGGCGACCGTCGCAAGGCCATGCTGGAGGACATCGCGATCCTCACGGGCGGCAAGTTCATCTCCGAGGACCTGGGCCTGAAGCTGGACAACGTGCAGCTCAACGATCTGGGACGCGCCAAGCGCGTCACCATCGAGAAGGAAGAAACCACCATCGTCGAGGGCGCCGGGAAGAAGGAAGCCATCCAGTCCCGGATCAACCAGATCAAGAAGCAGATCGAGGACACGACCTCGGACTACGACCGCGAGAAGCTGCAGGAGCGCCTGGCGAAGCTGGCCTCCGGTGTCGCGGTCATCAAGGTGGGCGCGGCGACCGAGACCGAGCTCAAGGAGAAGAAGGCGCGCGTCGAGGACGCCTTGCACGCCACCCGCGCCGCAGTGGAAGAGGGCGTCGTGCCCGGCGGTGGTGTGGCCTTCCTGCGCGTGCAGCACGTGCTCGATTCCGTGCCCGGCTTGGAGGGCGACGAGAAGTTCGGCGTCGACATCGTGCGCCGCGCTATCGAAGAGCCCTGCCGGCAGATCGCGGCCAACGCCGGTGCCGAGGGCACCGTGGTCTGCGAGCGCGTCAAGCAGGAGAAGGGCAACATGGGTTACGACGCGGCCACCCAGGAGTACCGTGACCTGGTGCAGGCGGGCGTCATCGACCCGAAGAAGGTGACGCGGACGGCGCTGCAGAACGCTGCCAGCGTCGCCGGGTTGATGCTCACCACCGAGGCCCTGGTGGCGGAGATCCCGGAGAAGAGGAAGAGGGCTCCGGCGATGCCCGGCGGTGGCGGCGGCATGGAAGACATGGACTTCTGA
- a CDS encoding S9 family peptidase codes for MRLSLVVPVAFVLLQIATAAQSAEETRALGSAARPSAASETKDPLATASQKAPHLLGVERYLDFEEVREPQLSPDGTQIVYTRRWVDRMEDEWASSLWVMRADGTKNRYLLDGSEARWSPDGTRIAYLAKGEPEGTQVFVRWMDDEGATTQVTRLTDKPANLRWSPDGRSIAFTMEVPDEDTWKIDMQKPPKGAAWTEAPKIIETRHYRQDRRGYYADAFTHLFVVPAEGGTPRQITSGRWNVGARPEGLAFAIGFDWTPDGQYLVFDGLKEEETERRYRESHLYAVAVESGDIRQITARKGPWASPTVSPDGRRVAFLGFDWVEQTYKADELWVVGLDGSDMHSLTPALDRDVDEVRWTQGSQSLCFSVDDRGARNVYEATLRGKVRQLTHGTHILSLTSLARSGLAAGVRSAPQTPPEVVTFRLGHPDKIQSLTQVNADLLQGIELGQVEEIWYGSTGGTQVQGWIVKPPRFDPARRYPLILHIHGGPHAMYGVGFNYSFQNLAANDYVVLYTNPRGSTGYGTAFGNAIDNDYPSVDYDDLMAGVEMVLARGYVDPDRMYVTGVSGGGVLSSWIVGHTDRFAAAAVRAPVIDWMSFAGTTDIVSWGYERFHPPFWEDPKPWLEHSPLMYVNRVKTPVLLMTGELDLRTPIGQTEEYFSALKALGVETVMLRFHEEYHGTASKPANFMRTQLYLMSWFGKHTRGGEGTPAASR; via the coding sequence GTGCGCCTGTCCCTCGTCGTCCCTGTTGCGTTCGTTCTGCTCCAAATCGCCACCGCCGCTCAGAGCGCTGAGGAGACCCGTGCGCTGGGAAGCGCGGCTCGTCCGTCGGCAGCCTCGGAGACGAAGGATCCACTAGCAACGGCCAGCCAGAAAGCGCCGCACCTCCTGGGCGTCGAGCGCTATCTGGACTTCGAAGAGGTCCGCGAGCCGCAGCTGTCCCCCGACGGGACGCAGATCGTCTACACCCGGCGCTGGGTGGATCGGATGGAAGACGAATGGGCCTCGTCGTTGTGGGTCATGCGCGCCGATGGCACCAAGAACCGCTACCTCCTCGACGGCTCCGAGGCGCGCTGGTCGCCGGACGGCACCCGCATTGCCTACCTGGCCAAGGGCGAGCCCGAGGGCACCCAGGTCTTCGTGCGCTGGATGGACGACGAGGGCGCGACGACGCAGGTGACACGCCTCACCGACAAGCCGGCCAACCTGCGCTGGTCCCCGGACGGACGCAGCATCGCCTTCACCATGGAAGTGCCGGACGAGGACACCTGGAAGATCGACATGCAGAAGCCGCCGAAGGGGGCCGCCTGGACCGAGGCGCCGAAGATCATCGAGACGCGGCACTACCGGCAGGATCGCCGCGGCTACTACGCCGACGCCTTCACCCACCTCTTCGTGGTGCCTGCGGAAGGGGGGACGCCGCGGCAGATCACCAGCGGTCGCTGGAACGTCGGCGCCCGTCCCGAAGGTCTCGCCTTCGCCATCGGCTTCGACTGGACCCCCGACGGTCAGTACCTCGTCTTCGACGGCTTGAAGGAAGAAGAGACCGAGCGGCGCTACCGGGAATCCCACCTCTATGCTGTTGCGGTGGAAAGCGGCGACATCCGTCAGATCACCGCGCGCAAGGGACCCTGGGCGAGCCCCACCGTGTCGCCGGACGGCCGGCGCGTCGCCTTCCTCGGTTTCGATTGGGTCGAGCAGACCTACAAGGCGGACGAACTATGGGTCGTGGGTCTGGACGGCAGCGACATGCACTCGCTGACCCCGGCCCTCGACCGCGACGTGGACGAAGTGCGCTGGACCCAGGGGAGCCAGAGCCTCTGCTTCAGCGTCGATGATCGCGGTGCGCGCAATGTCTACGAGGCGACGCTGCGCGGCAAGGTACGCCAGCTCACCCACGGGACCCACATCCTCTCCCTCACCTCGCTCGCCCGGTCGGGTCTGGCGGCGGGAGTGCGCTCGGCGCCGCAGACGCCCCCGGAAGTGGTGACCTTCCGGCTTGGCCATCCCGACAAGATCCAATCTCTCACCCAGGTGAACGCGGATCTGCTGCAGGGCATCGAGCTCGGCCAGGTGGAGGAGATCTGGTACGGGTCCACGGGTGGGACCCAGGTGCAAGGTTGGATCGTGAAGCCGCCGCGCTTCGATCCGGCGCGCCGCTATCCCCTCATCCTTCATATCCACGGCGGGCCGCATGCGATGTATGGCGTCGGTTTCAACTACTCGTTCCAGAACCTGGCCGCCAACGATTACGTGGTGTTGTACACCAATCCGCGGGGCAGCACCGGGTATGGCACCGCCTTCGGCAACGCCATCGACAATGACTATCCGAGCGTGGACTACGACGACCTCATGGCCGGAGTGGAGATGGTGCTCGCGCGCGGCTACGTGGACCCGGACCGCATGTACGTCACCGGCGTGAGCGGCGGCGGCGTGCTGAGCAGCTGGATCGTCGGTCACACGGATCGCTTCGCCGCCGCGGCGGTGCGCGCTCCCGTCATCGACTGGATGAGCTTCGCCGGCACCACGGACATCGTGAGCTGGGGCTACGAGCGCTTCCATCCGCCCTTCTGGGAGGATCCGAAGCCGTGGCTCGAGCACTCGCCCCTCATGTACGTGAACCGGGTGAAGACCCCGGTCCTGCTCATGACCGGGGAGCTCGACCTGCGCACCCCGATCGGACAAACGGAAGAGTATTTCTCCGCGCTCAAGGCTCTGGGCGTGGAGACGGTGATGTTGCGTTTCCACGAGGAGTATCACGGCACAGCGTCGAAGCCGGCCAACTTCATGCGTACCCAGCTCTATCTCATGAGTTGGTTCGGCAAGCACACGCGAGGAGGCGAGGGGACACCCGCAGCCTCACGCTGA
- a CDS encoding DNA polymerase III subunit alpha: protein MSLSFVHLNVHSNFSLLAGTRSADELVAAARLAGMSALALTDTNGLYAAVDFQAACRAADVHPVFGVELRHEGRRAVVLARDAAGYAEICRLVSQRHLDAEFRLSAALAGTTEHVFVLCADPALLVGLRGRSHVYVEIVCHRDVASRRRKYHLLDVASRLHLPVVATNNVHFLKPEEHRVHRVLCAIRTNTTVGTVPEGEVEHEECWLRSPGEMAALFADVPEALAQSLHLAWSCSYEIPLGQPRPPRFAVPAAAAPRRAAHRLAWRRDVAERLAAARPAADGETPRVLHGADGSEVPGLPEWPRESRRLFRGRSSEAAMENTLEAPGQAPDQQVLASGSRDQPDAGAFQFLQQLCDEGLQERLGAASDVARETLARELDVIRRLDLTDYFLVCWDLVRFARSHGMPCLGRGSAANSLVSYCLYITHVNPLEHGLFFERFLNLEREGYPDFDIDFGTDDREVVLDYVFQRYGRDRVAMICTYNTMHARSAMREVAKALGIPSGEVEDVVKRLPHFASPREVRERLARDPAGRDLPLDREPLRTVLEIATAIAEFPRHLATHPCGLVIAPQPILELVPLQRGDKGLEITQWDMNAVEDAGLVKIDILGQKGLAVISDTIRQVERNDGLRIDPERVDVLHDPGGRELLRSGRTIGCFYIESPIMLQLMEQAACDDFEVLTALSSIIRPGVSNYGGKQRYLECHLGLAQPEALHPLLVPVLRDTYGCLIYQEQVIQVVTAIAGMTLSEADGLRKCMSKKRNWQHMETYRERFLSGARQHDVPEATALAIFTQIESFAGYAFCKAHSASFALESFASAYWKAHYPAEFMAAVLTNQGGYYTPMEYAEEARRCGVRLLPPCVNTGRKEYWGQRREIRTGLMQVKGLAEASIDVILAARRAGGPFTDLGDFLRRVRMSHAEARALVRCGAMDWFERTRPRLLWELELRARAASPAGAATRAGASPPEARWLAEPADPERLAALVAQIPPLPEWNAEARRRAELETLELSLDAHPFALFPALLEWARARRPIVQSTELRRHADREVYLLGWKVTSKHTTTVHDETMCFVTFSDEHGRFEASFFPEVYERCATELVRGFGPYLIKGKVEVQFGVAELVATHVLLLRRTQVAGG, encoded by the coding sequence GTGTCGCTGTCTTTCGTGCACTTGAACGTGCACTCGAACTTCTCGCTCCTCGCGGGGACGCGGAGCGCCGACGAGTTGGTGGCGGCGGCGCGTCTCGCCGGCATGTCGGCGCTCGCCCTCACCGACACCAACGGGCTGTACGCGGCGGTGGACTTCCAGGCCGCTTGCCGCGCCGCGGACGTCCACCCGGTATTCGGCGTGGAGCTGCGTCACGAGGGCCGGCGCGCCGTGGTCCTGGCGCGGGACGCGGCGGGCTATGCAGAAATCTGCCGGCTCGTGAGCCAGCGACACCTGGACGCGGAGTTCCGCCTCAGCGCCGCCCTCGCCGGCACCACGGAGCACGTCTTCGTGCTCTGCGCCGATCCGGCGCTGCTCGTCGGCCTGCGCGGGCGGAGCCACGTGTACGTCGAGATCGTTTGCCACCGCGACGTCGCCTCGCGCCGGCGCAAGTACCACTTGCTCGACGTGGCGTCGCGCCTCCATCTGCCCGTGGTGGCGACGAACAACGTGCACTTCCTGAAGCCGGAGGAACACCGGGTCCACCGCGTGCTCTGCGCCATCCGCACCAACACCACAGTCGGGACCGTGCCGGAAGGCGAGGTGGAGCACGAGGAATGCTGGCTGCGTTCGCCGGGAGAGATGGCGGCACTCTTCGCCGACGTGCCCGAAGCACTGGCGCAAAGCCTGCACCTCGCTTGGAGCTGCAGCTACGAGATTCCTCTCGGCCAGCCGCGGCCGCCGCGCTTCGCTGTCCCCGCGGCCGCCGCACCGCGCCGCGCTGCCCATCGCCTCGCCTGGCGGCGCGACGTCGCGGAGCGCCTCGCCGCCGCGCGGCCCGCGGCGGACGGCGAGACGCCGCGCGTGCTGCACGGCGCCGACGGCAGCGAGGTTCCAGGCCTCCCCGAGTGGCCGCGCGAATCGCGCCGCCTGTTCCGCGGCAGGAGCAGCGAAGCAGCGATGGAGAACACACTGGAAGCGCCAGGTCAGGCACCGGACCAGCAGGTGCTCGCGAGTGGATCCCGAGACCAACCCGACGCAGGCGCTTTCCAGTTCTTGCAGCAGCTCTGCGACGAAGGGTTGCAAGAGCGTCTCGGTGCAGCGAGCGACGTGGCACGGGAGACGCTGGCGCGAGAGCTCGATGTCATCCGCCGTCTCGATCTCACCGACTACTTCCTCGTCTGCTGGGACCTGGTGCGCTTCGCGCGCAGCCACGGCATGCCGTGCCTGGGGCGGGGCTCGGCGGCGAACAGCTTGGTGAGCTATTGCCTCTACATCACCCACGTGAACCCGCTGGAGCACGGGCTCTTCTTCGAGCGCTTCCTCAACCTGGAGCGCGAGGGCTATCCCGACTTCGACATCGACTTCGGCACCGACGATCGGGAAGTGGTGCTGGACTACGTTTTCCAGCGCTACGGCCGCGACCGGGTGGCGATGATCTGCACCTACAACACCATGCACGCCCGCTCCGCCATGCGCGAGGTGGCGAAGGCGCTGGGCATCCCGAGCGGCGAGGTGGAGGACGTGGTGAAACGCCTGCCGCACTTCGCCTCGCCCCGGGAAGTGCGCGAGCGTCTCGCCCGCGACCCGGCGGGGCGCGACCTGCCCCTCGATCGCGAACCCTTGCGCACCGTGCTGGAGATCGCGACCGCCATCGCCGAGTTCCCTCGCCATCTGGCGACGCACCCCTGCGGGCTCGTCATCGCGCCGCAGCCGATCCTCGAGCTGGTGCCGCTGCAGCGCGGCGACAAGGGGCTCGAGATCACCCAGTGGGACATGAACGCGGTGGAGGACGCCGGCCTGGTGAAGATCGACATCCTGGGGCAGAAAGGGCTCGCGGTCATCAGCGACACCATCCGGCAGGTGGAACGCAACGACGGCTTGCGCATCGACCCGGAGCGGGTGGACGTGCTGCACGACCCCGGGGGCCGGGAGCTCCTGCGCAGCGGCCGCACCATCGGCTGCTTCTACATCGAGAGCCCCATCATGTTGCAGCTCATGGAGCAAGCCGCCTGCGACGACTTCGAGGTGCTGACGGCGCTTTCGTCCATCATCCGCCCCGGGGTGTCGAACTACGGCGGCAAGCAGCGTTACCTCGAATGCCACCTGGGCCTGGCGCAGCCGGAGGCGCTGCACCCGCTGCTCGTACCGGTGCTGCGCGACACCTACGGCTGCCTCATCTACCAGGAGCAGGTGATCCAGGTGGTGACCGCCATCGCCGGCATGACGCTGTCGGAAGCCGACGGCTTGCGCAAGTGCATGTCGAAGAAGCGCAACTGGCAGCACATGGAGACGTACCGGGAGCGCTTCCTCTCCGGGGCGCGACAGCACGACGTGCCGGAGGCGACGGCGCTGGCGATCTTCACCCAGATCGAAAGTTTCGCCGGCTACGCCTTCTGCAAGGCGCACTCGGCCTCGTTCGCCCTGGAGTCCTTCGCCAGCGCCTACTGGAAGGCGCACTACCCGGCGGAGTTCATGGCCGCCGTGCTCACCAACCAAGGCGGCTACTACACGCCGATGGAGTACGCCGAGGAGGCGCGCCGCTGCGGTGTGCGTTTGCTGCCGCCTTGCGTCAACACCGGGCGCAAGGAGTACTGGGGCCAGAGACGCGAGATCCGCACCGGTCTCATGCAAGTGAAAGGCCTGGCGGAGGCGAGCATCGACGTCATCCTGGCGGCGCGGCGCGCCGGCGGGCCGTTCACGGACCTTGGCGACTTCCTGCGCCGCGTGCGCATGAGCCACGCGGAAGCCCGCGCCTTGGTGCGCTGCGGCGCCATGGACTGGTTCGAGAGGACGCGGCCACGCCTCCTCTGGGAGCTGGAGCTCCGCGCCCGGGCTGCTTCGCCTGCCGGTGCGGCGACGCGAGCAGGGGCCTCACCGCCGGAGGCGCGCTGGCTCGCCGAGCCCGCCGATCCGGAGCGCCTGGCAGCTCTCGTGGCGCAGATCCCGCCGCTTCCCGAATGGAATGCCGAGGCGCGCCGGCGGGCCGAGCTCGAAACCCTGGAGCTGAGCCTCGACGCGCATCCGTTCGCCCTCTTCCCGGCGCTGCTGGAGTGGGCGCGGGCGCGGCGGCCCATCGTGCAGAGCACCGAGCTCCGCCGGCACGCCGACCGCGAGGTCTATCTGCTGGGCTGGAAGGTGACCTCCAAGCACACGACGACGGTGCACGACGAGACCATGTGCTTCGTCACCTTCAGCGACGAGCACGGCCGCTTCGAGGCGAGCTTCTTCCCCGAGGTCTACGAGCGCTGCGCCACCGAGCTCGTCCGCGGCTTCGGTCCCTACTTGATCAAGGGCAAGGTGGAAGTACAATTCGGCGTCGCCGAGCTCGTCGCCACCCACGTGCTGCTGCTGCGCCGCACCCAGGTCGCAGGCGGGTGA